One segment of Arthrobacter sp. MMS18-M83 DNA contains the following:
- a CDS encoding YhgE/Pip domain-containing protein, with the protein MTVLRLARSELKRMTGGLLPKLTILALTMVPLLYGAVYLYANWDPYGNLNQIDAALVVEDAGAKPADGPELQAGKKVADSLVQSHVFNWQRVATTAEADAGVESGKYAFALKIPNDFSANLVSPGSFDAANQAMLNVTTNDANNYLLSTIVDKLTTAVHSTVAKEVGEETANQLLTGLGTIHASIVKASDGASQLADGVGKLSDGAATLHDGTSKLSSGASELLAGQNKLRDGANQLNDGAGQLSAGLAELKNKTASLPADSQKLADGAAQVAAGNAQLNAKVQDVVGQLSAFDAGARDRVVASNARLVSAGVINQDQANKILADFDTAAVSTPVTDAKAKLSADAAQIQQLSNGSAAVSAGAAKLAGATPALTGAIGQASAGADRLSSGAGTLAAGEQSAVDGTAALANGAAKLDDGAAQLASGAATAADGSRTLASELAKGAGKVPNPNDAQKSEVSKVIADPVAVSNVSQAKAGSYGAGLAPFFLTLSLWIGVFMLVQAMRPITQRALVSNAPSWKIAVGGWLPFLVVSVLQASILTLVVDLGLGLNAAHPVMMWLFMLAAVMAFTALIQGIVALLGTPGKFVVLILLVLQLVSSGGTFPWQTTPMPLHVVHEIMPMGYVVTGMRHLIYGGDLSMIWPIVLGLLGYTLLGAALSTLAVRKHKTWTLKTLKPEIAV; encoded by the coding sequence GTGACTGTTCTGCGGCTGGCCCGCTCCGAACTCAAGCGCATGACCGGCGGGCTCCTGCCTAAGCTGACCATCCTTGCCCTGACCATGGTGCCCTTGCTCTACGGAGCCGTGTACCTGTACGCGAACTGGGATCCTTACGGCAACCTCAACCAGATCGACGCCGCGCTGGTCGTCGAGGACGCGGGAGCCAAACCGGCAGACGGCCCCGAACTGCAGGCGGGCAAGAAGGTTGCCGACAGCCTCGTGCAGAGCCACGTCTTCAATTGGCAACGCGTGGCCACAACGGCGGAAGCCGACGCCGGGGTTGAGTCAGGAAAGTACGCCTTCGCCTTGAAGATCCCGAATGACTTCTCAGCCAACCTGGTCTCGCCGGGCAGCTTCGACGCCGCCAACCAGGCGATGCTCAACGTCACCACCAACGACGCCAACAACTACCTCCTCAGCACCATCGTGGACAAGCTCACCACCGCGGTGCACTCCACTGTGGCCAAGGAAGTCGGCGAGGAAACCGCCAACCAGCTCCTCACAGGCTTAGGCACCATCCACGCCTCCATCGTCAAAGCATCCGACGGAGCCTCCCAGCTCGCCGACGGCGTCGGCAAGCTCAGCGACGGCGCGGCCACCCTCCACGACGGCACCAGCAAGCTCAGCAGCGGCGCGTCCGAGCTCCTTGCGGGCCAAAACAAGCTGCGCGACGGCGCCAATCAGCTGAACGACGGCGCCGGGCAGCTCAGCGCGGGACTCGCCGAGCTGAAGAACAAGACGGCGTCCCTCCCGGCTGATTCCCAAAAGCTCGCCGACGGCGCCGCTCAAGTAGCCGCGGGAAACGCGCAGCTGAACGCGAAGGTCCAGGACGTCGTCGGGCAGCTTTCAGCGTTCGACGCCGGAGCGCGCGACCGCGTGGTGGCCTCCAACGCGCGGCTCGTGTCCGCCGGAGTCATCAACCAGGACCAAGCCAACAAGATCCTGGCGGACTTCGACACCGCCGCCGTATCCACCCCGGTGACAGATGCCAAGGCCAAGCTCTCGGCGGATGCCGCCCAGATCCAACAACTCTCCAATGGCTCGGCCGCGGTCAGTGCGGGTGCCGCCAAACTTGCGGGCGCCACACCTGCCCTGACGGGCGCCATCGGCCAGGCTTCCGCTGGGGCGGACCGGCTCAGCTCGGGCGCCGGAACGCTGGCGGCAGGCGAACAGTCTGCTGTGGACGGCACTGCGGCTCTCGCCAACGGTGCGGCAAAGCTCGACGACGGCGCGGCGCAACTGGCCAGCGGCGCCGCCACGGCCGCAGACGGATCCCGCACCCTGGCGAGCGAGTTGGCCAAGGGCGCGGGCAAGGTCCCGAACCCGAACGATGCCCAAAAGAGCGAAGTGTCCAAGGTGATCGCCGACCCGGTCGCGGTCAGCAACGTTTCCCAAGCCAAGGCAGGGTCCTACGGCGCGGGCCTGGCCCCCTTCTTCCTGACGTTGTCCCTCTGGATCGGCGTGTTCATGCTGGTCCAGGCGATGCGTCCCATCACGCAGCGGGCCTTGGTGTCGAACGCTCCGTCGTGGAAAATCGCCGTCGGAGGCTGGCTCCCGTTCCTCGTGGTGTCCGTGCTGCAGGCCAGCATCCTCACCCTCGTGGTGGACCTGGGGCTTGGCCTCAACGCGGCGCACCCGGTGATGATGTGGTTGTTCATGCTGGCAGCGGTCATGGCGTTCACGGCCCTCATCCAGGGCATCGTGGCTTTGCTGGGGACTCCTGGAAAGTTTGTGGTGCTGATCTTGCTGGTCCTGCAGTTGGTATCTTCCGGCGGAACGTTCCCGTGGCAAACCACTCCCATGCCTTTGCACGTGGTGCACGAGATCATGCCGATGGGCTACGTGGTGACGGGCATGCGGCACTTGATCTACGGTGGCGACCTCTCCATGATCTGGCCGATTGTCCTGGGGCTGCTTGGTTACACTTTGCTGGGGGCGGCCCTGTCCACGCTGGCCGTCCGTAAGCACAAGACCTGGACCCTCAAGACCCTGAAGCCGGAGATCGCGGTATGA
- a CDS encoding TetR/AcrR family transcriptional regulator: MSMQDPDVPEPPEKKLRPARTNATKQRLFDASMELIGERGAAGVTVDEIAAAAGVSKGTVYYNFGSKSDLIAQLLRHGVDIMLGRLQTIEGLHADPLEAMEAMLGQAMDFMDDYPSFARLWISENWRTPSEWGKLFVELRSELLAVIGAAIEKVATTYTVDTGIARGSLEAAMFGAIFVVGLDRQTYNPERTREQSIAAIMTIMRGYVLR; this comes from the coding sequence ATGAGCATGCAAGACCCGGACGTCCCTGAACCCCCGGAAAAGAAGCTCCGCCCGGCCCGCACCAACGCGACCAAGCAGCGTCTGTTCGACGCCTCCATGGAGCTGATCGGCGAGCGCGGCGCGGCCGGCGTCACGGTGGACGAGATCGCGGCCGCCGCCGGGGTGTCCAAGGGAACGGTCTACTACAACTTCGGCAGCAAGTCCGATCTGATCGCCCAGTTGTTGCGCCACGGAGTGGACATCATGCTCGGCCGGCTCCAGACCATCGAAGGCCTGCACGCCGATCCGCTCGAGGCCATGGAAGCCATGCTCGGCCAAGCCATGGACTTCATGGACGACTACCCCTCCTTCGCACGCCTCTGGATTAGCGAGAACTGGCGGACGCCAAGTGAATGGGGCAAGCTCTTTGTCGAGCTCCGCAGCGAGTTGTTGGCTGTGATCGGCGCGGCGATCGAGAAGGTCGCCACCACGTACACCGTCGATACGGGCATTGCCCGGGGCAGCCTCGAAGCCGCCATGTTTGGAGCGATCTTCGTAGTGGGCCTGGACCGGCAGACATACAACCCGGAGCGCACCCGGGAGCAGAGCATTGCGGCCATCATGACCATCATGCGCGGCTACGTGCTGCGGTAA
- a CDS encoding EamA family transporter produces MNIRHSALAVLVAVLWGLNFVAIDFGLHPGNGSGGAADVPPLLFVAIRFVLVVFPCIFFIRKPDVSWKAIIGVGLFMSAGQFGLLYLGMALGMPAGLASLVLQAQVLLTVLLAARFLGERPSKRQLTGVVLGVAGLALVAVGRSLVAPVVPLMIVLAAALSWAAGNIIARKAKAASGLGLVVWSGAVVPLPLAVLSLIVDGPAAVVGALTNLQPATILSALYTAVFASLVGYGIWNRLLSLYPSSAVVPFTLLVPVVGMTAAWLLIAEVPTTAELAGGLLLLGGVATAVLQQRAKAKVPLAEGRQRLGAGLR; encoded by the coding sequence GTGAATATCCGCCACTCAGCACTCGCCGTCCTTGTCGCCGTCCTTTGGGGCCTGAATTTCGTTGCGATCGATTTTGGACTCCACCCCGGAAACGGGAGCGGTGGCGCAGCTGACGTGCCGCCCCTGCTTTTCGTCGCCATCCGCTTCGTGCTAGTGGTGTTCCCCTGCATCTTCTTTATTCGCAAACCGGACGTCAGCTGGAAAGCGATCATCGGCGTCGGGCTGTTCATGAGCGCAGGGCAGTTCGGCCTTCTCTACCTGGGCATGGCGCTCGGGATGCCGGCAGGGCTCGCTTCCCTGGTGCTACAGGCACAAGTGCTCCTGACGGTGCTGTTGGCGGCACGGTTCCTCGGGGAACGGCCCAGCAAACGGCAACTGACAGGCGTGGTCTTGGGTGTCGCCGGGCTTGCCCTGGTGGCGGTGGGTCGCAGTTTGGTGGCCCCGGTGGTGCCGCTCATGATCGTGCTCGCCGCCGCGCTGTCCTGGGCTGCCGGCAACATCATCGCGCGCAAGGCCAAGGCGGCCTCGGGACTGGGGCTCGTGGTCTGGTCCGGGGCCGTGGTCCCGTTACCGCTCGCGGTCTTATCACTGATCGTGGACGGTCCGGCAGCCGTCGTCGGGGCCCTCACCAACCTGCAACCGGCAACCATCCTCAGCGCCCTCTACACAGCGGTGTTCGCCTCGCTGGTGGGCTACGGTATCTGGAACCGGCTGCTCAGCCTCTACCCGAGTTCGGCCGTGGTGCCATTCACGCTCTTGGTCCCGGTGGTCGGAATGACCGCGGCATGGTTGCTCATCGCAGAGGTCCCGACGACGGCGGAACTGGCCGGCGGCCTGCTCCTGCTGGGCGGCGTGGCGACGGCGGTGCTGCAGCAGCGCGCCAAGGCCAAAGTTCCGCTGGCGGAAGGTCGTCAGCGCCTGGGCGCGGGCTTGCGCTGA
- a CDS encoding LysR family transcriptional regulator has translation MIEIAALRALVAVEQQGSVVAASEAMGFSPSAVSQQIKKLEKQSGVTVLERHGRGVLLTDRGMALAEYGRRILGELEELQATLLADPARPSGVLRLVAFSTACRGLVGPLLGKLGAAQAAAAGSSADSSAAAGSGLEIRVVAEDPREAVQRVATGEADLGVVHNWHSVPLVIPENMVHEDLCLDTADVLLNSAHPLARRAAVEPSDLVGERWISTPAGAICNEALLAILAGLGRVPDIRIYDPDFSTHIAMVQQGVAVALVPRLGRPELPAGVVAVPVVNPMQQRQVGIVYRKTMTASPSIRHVVRLLQDVAAELDVD, from the coding sequence ATGATTGAGATTGCAGCGTTGCGGGCCCTGGTAGCAGTGGAGCAGCAAGGCTCGGTGGTGGCCGCTTCGGAAGCCATGGGGTTCAGTCCTTCGGCGGTCTCCCAACAGATCAAGAAACTGGAGAAGCAGAGCGGCGTGACCGTCCTGGAGCGCCACGGCCGCGGCGTGCTGCTGACGGACCGGGGCATGGCGTTGGCCGAGTACGGACGGCGCATCTTGGGAGAGTTGGAAGAACTGCAGGCCACCCTGCTTGCCGACCCAGCAAGACCGAGCGGCGTGCTACGGCTCGTGGCATTCTCCACCGCGTGCCGCGGGTTGGTGGGGCCCTTGCTCGGGAAACTTGGTGCGGCTCAGGCCGCTGCCGCCGGCTCTTCGGCCGACTCGTCGGCCGCGGCGGGATCCGGGCTTGAGATCCGGGTTGTGGCCGAGGATCCGCGGGAGGCCGTCCAAAGGGTCGCCACCGGGGAAGCCGATCTCGGCGTCGTGCACAACTGGCACTCGGTACCCTTGGTCATCCCGGAGAACATGGTCCACGAGGACCTCTGCCTGGACACCGCCGACGTCCTGCTGAACTCAGCGCACCCGCTGGCCCGCCGGGCCGCCGTCGAGCCTTCCGACCTGGTGGGCGAACGCTGGATCAGCACACCGGCCGGCGCCATCTGCAATGAGGCGTTGCTGGCGATCCTCGCCGGCCTGGGGCGGGTACCGGACATCCGCATCTACGATCCCGACTTTTCCACCCATATCGCCATGGTTCAGCAGGGCGTCGCGGTGGCGCTGGTCCCCCGGCTTGGCCGGCCCGAGCTCCCCGCGGGGGTGGTGGCGGTACCCGTAGTCAACCCGATGCAGCAGCGCCAGGTGGGAATCGTGTACCGGAAGACTATGACGGCAAGCCCCAGCATTCGCCACGTGGTCCGCCTGCTGCAGGATGTGGCCGCGGAACTCGACGTGGACTAG
- a CDS encoding SixA phosphatase family protein, translating to MSEHHIKRLVIMRHAKSDWPVGVPDHERPLAERGHREAPLAGKWLVKHHVVPDFILCSSALRTRQTCTWVCSELGDKAPTPKLEDGLYAASAQRMLTVINHVPETVTTLMIFSHMPGVQDLAMHLASRDSDHDAYMDAATRYPTSAMTVMELEKPWAELDGQDARLTHFTVPRPKQ from the coding sequence ATGAGCGAGCATCACATCAAACGGCTGGTGATCATGCGGCATGCGAAGTCGGACTGGCCTGTCGGGGTGCCGGATCATGAACGGCCCCTTGCAGAGCGTGGCCACCGCGAAGCGCCCCTTGCCGGAAAGTGGCTCGTGAAACACCATGTGGTTCCGGACTTCATCCTGTGTTCGTCCGCGCTCCGTACCCGCCAGACCTGCACTTGGGTATGCAGCGAACTGGGAGACAAGGCGCCGACGCCGAAACTCGAGGACGGACTGTATGCCGCCTCCGCGCAGCGCATGCTGACCGTCATCAACCACGTGCCGGAGACCGTCACCACACTCATGATCTTCTCGCACATGCCCGGTGTGCAGGACCTCGCCATGCACTTGGCGTCCCGCGACTCGGACCACGACGCCTATATGGACGCCGCTACCCGCTATCCGACCAGTGCCATGACAGTGATGGAACTGGAGAAGCCTTGGGCCGAACTTGATGGGCAGGACGCACGCCTGACCCATTTCACTGTTCCTCGCCCAAAGCAGTAG
- a CDS encoding winged helix-turn-helix domain-containing protein has product MSVASGYVHISVRNANRAASNAGLRPGFGNRPAYAQPAPQGGSQAPGYVPQGYNPNSYGQLRAVPANEASPMTAPTPVLAPADRSIRPVANDNVARGFVLYMGIDEDTAAAAGTSIAKLAQEIRAYAQSLVSGAESYAAVAVAPAGAPGSALDVVRSTFGDPTVGNRQRSEALRPQPAQEARPSGVLIDLARREVHLDGESLNLTFKEFELLNYLVENGTRTVGRDELLEGLWRNAEEVPNERTIDVHIRRLRSKLGRLANTVRTVRGQGYRFYEHPEVIVWAAPEYSI; this is encoded by the coding sequence ATGTCAGTTGCATCCGGATACGTCCACATCTCCGTCCGTAACGCCAACAGGGCCGCGTCGAACGCCGGCCTTCGTCCCGGCTTCGGCAACCGCCCGGCATATGCCCAGCCCGCACCGCAGGGCGGAAGCCAGGCGCCCGGTTACGTGCCCCAGGGCTACAACCCCAACTCCTACGGCCAGCTCCGCGCTGTTCCCGCCAACGAGGCCTCGCCGATGACTGCACCCACGCCTGTCTTGGCTCCAGCCGACCGCTCCATCCGCCCCGTTGCCAATGACAATGTGGCCCGTGGGTTCGTGCTCTACATGGGCATCGATGAAGACACCGCGGCGGCTGCCGGAACATCCATCGCCAAGCTTGCCCAGGAAATCCGTGCCTACGCACAATCCCTCGTTTCCGGCGCCGAAAGCTACGCTGCCGTCGCGGTAGCCCCAGCCGGCGCGCCGGGTTCCGCGCTCGACGTCGTCCGCTCGACTTTCGGTGACCCGACCGTTGGCAACCGCCAGCGTTCCGAGGCGCTCCGCCCGCAGCCGGCACAGGAGGCCCGCCCGTCCGGTGTCTTGATCGACCTGGCCCGTCGTGAAGTGCACCTCGACGGCGAATCCCTGAACCTCACGTTCAAGGAGTTCGAGCTCCTCAACTACCTCGTCGAAAACGGCACCCGCACCGTGGGCCGCGATGAACTCCTCGAGGGCCTGTGGCGCAACGCCGAAGAGGTCCCCAATGAGCGCACCATCGACGTGCACATCCGGCGCCTCCGCTCCAAGCTCGGCCGCCTCGCGAACACCGTCCGCACCGTGCGCGGCCAGGGCTACCGCTTCTACGAGCACCCCGAGGTCATCGTCTGGGCCGCTCCGGAATACTCGATCTAG
- a CDS encoding response regulator transcription factor produces MASSHSMTNNLPQLNHPDGSPIRALVVDDEPSLAELMSMGLRMAGWSVAVAGDGPAAVKLAKDFRPDVLVLDVMLPGFDGVELLGRIRAFAPEVPALFLTAKDDVQDRIVGLAAGGDDYVTKPFSMEEVLLRLHRLVQRSGVAAMDTAELVVGDLTLNVDTREVTRGGEDIQLTATQFELLRYLMENPKRVVSKAQILDRVWDYDFGGQANIVELYISYLRKKIEANHPPMIHTVRGAGYVIKPAE; encoded by the coding sequence ATGGCATCCTCGCACTCCATGACAAACAACCTTCCCCAGCTCAACCACCCGGACGGTTCCCCCATCCGCGCCCTTGTGGTGGACGACGAACCCAGCCTCGCCGAGCTCATGAGCATGGGCCTCCGCATGGCGGGCTGGTCGGTGGCCGTGGCCGGCGACGGTCCCGCCGCCGTCAAGCTCGCCAAGGACTTCCGGCCCGATGTCCTGGTGCTGGATGTGATGCTTCCAGGGTTCGACGGCGTTGAGCTGCTTGGCAGGATCCGCGCCTTTGCGCCTGAGGTGCCTGCGCTCTTCCTCACCGCGAAGGACGACGTTCAGGACCGCATCGTCGGGTTGGCCGCCGGCGGGGACGACTATGTCACCAAGCCGTTCAGCATGGAGGAAGTCCTGTTGCGGCTGCATCGCTTGGTCCAGCGTTCTGGCGTTGCCGCGATGGACACGGCCGAGCTGGTTGTGGGTGACCTAACCCTGAACGTGGACACCCGAGAAGTCACCCGCGGGGGCGAAGACATCCAGCTGACGGCAACCCAGTTCGAGCTCCTGCGCTACCTCATGGAAAATCCCAAGCGCGTGGTCAGCAAGGCCCAGATCCTGGACCGCGTGTGGGACTACGACTTTGGCGGGCAAGCGAACATCGTGGAGCTCTACATCTCATACCTGCGCAAGAAGATCGAGGCCAACCACCCGCCCATGATCCACACTGTGCGCGGAGCCGGTTACGTCATCAAGCCCGCCGAATAA
- a CDS encoding HAMP domain-containing sensor histidine kinase, producing MSALSGIPRQTDHRWFDPSTWHLRTRLILVSMALLVAICGAVGVVSYASMDVFLTKQLDQQLTQASHGRPPVGDPNGRPDPLDARGQSIGTLNARILGSQVSSAGFLSSDATRTPLSLNDAGILLALPHDGHPVDRTLSNGGYRLVATETPYGDVVITGLPLASKEDTEASLVWTMVLVSLGGLVLIGLAGTVLIRRTMRPLEQLSDVATKVSKLPLDAGEVALAVRVPASAAHPGTEVGSVGHALNLMLDNVSNALEARQQSETKVRQFVADASHELRTPLTAIRGYTELLRMTETFTEDGRKSLGRVQSQSERMTTLVEDLLLLARLDEGKAPEFTDVDLTQLVIETVSDEKVMAPEHIWQLRLPDEPLTVRGDSTQLHQVLANLLSNARKHTEAGTTVVTGVMRSADGSAVVTVTDNGPGIPPEFQGRIFSRFARADAARSGSEGTSGLGLSIVESIVQAHGGTVEVASRPGRTEFAVRLPALRTATV from the coding sequence ATGTCCGCGCTCTCGGGTATCCCCCGCCAGACCGACCATCGATGGTTCGATCCTTCAACCTGGCACCTGCGCACACGCCTGATCCTGGTCTCCATGGCACTCCTGGTAGCCATCTGCGGAGCCGTGGGCGTGGTCAGCTACGCCTCCATGGACGTGTTCCTCACCAAGCAGCTCGACCAGCAATTGACGCAGGCTTCCCATGGCCGGCCGCCCGTAGGTGATCCGAATGGACGCCCGGATCCTTTGGACGCCCGGGGCCAGAGCATCGGCACGCTGAATGCCCGCATTCTTGGCAGCCAGGTGAGCAGCGCCGGGTTCTTGTCCTCCGATGCCACCCGTACGCCTTTGTCGCTCAACGATGCCGGAATCCTGTTGGCTCTTCCCCACGATGGCCACCCGGTTGATCGGACCCTTTCCAATGGCGGTTACCGGCTGGTTGCCACTGAAACTCCTTACGGCGATGTTGTCATCACAGGCCTGCCGCTCGCCTCGAAAGAGGATACCGAGGCCTCGCTCGTGTGGACCATGGTGCTGGTGTCCTTGGGCGGGCTGGTGCTCATTGGACTCGCGGGAACCGTGCTGATCCGCCGCACCATGCGTCCCCTGGAGCAACTCTCCGACGTCGCCACCAAAGTGTCGAAGCTTCCGCTCGACGCCGGCGAGGTGGCCCTCGCGGTGCGCGTCCCGGCGTCGGCTGCCCACCCCGGCACAGAGGTGGGCAGCGTCGGTCATGCTTTGAACCTCATGCTGGACAACGTCTCCAACGCGTTGGAGGCACGCCAGCAAAGCGAAACCAAGGTGCGCCAGTTCGTGGCCGATGCCTCGCACGAGCTGCGGACTCCGCTGACGGCGATCCGCGGCTACACCGAGCTGTTGCGCATGACGGAGACGTTCACCGAGGACGGCCGCAAGTCGCTGGGACGGGTCCAAAGCCAGTCCGAACGGATGACCACCCTCGTGGAGGACCTCCTTCTCTTGGCGCGGCTGGACGAAGGCAAGGCACCCGAGTTCACCGATGTGGACCTCACGCAGTTGGTGATCGAGACCGTGAGCGACGAGAAAGTCATGGCCCCCGAGCACATCTGGCAGCTCAGGCTCCCGGACGAGCCCCTCACGGTCCGCGGCGACTCGACGCAGCTCCACCAGGTCTTGGCCAATCTGCTCTCAAATGCCCGCAAGCACACTGAGGCGGGAACCACGGTAGTCACGGGAGTCATGCGCTCGGCCGATGGCAGCGCCGTTGTCACCGTGACCGACAACGGGCCCGGCATTCCGCCTGAATTCCAAGGCAGGATCTTCTCGCGCTTTGCCCGTGCCGACGCCGCTCGTTCCGGTTCCGAGGGCACGTCCGGGCTCGGCCTGTCGATTGTGGAATCGATCGTTCAGGCCCATGGAGGTACCGTCGAGGTGGCCTCGCGTCCCGGCCGGACGGAGTTTGCCGTGCGGCTTCCAGCGCTCAGGACCGCCACGGTTTGA
- a CDS encoding glycosyltransferase: MTLIESTTGTLKDPAVVPPGRPIQHRTRIQRSAAVQYSTVRRAPVDVRSTVPVLDVTIPVFNEERDLEECLRRLHGHLRESFPHGFRITVADNASTDSTLKIAERLARELAELAVVHLEEKGRGNALRKVWLASPSPVLAYMDVDLSTDLAALAPLLAPLISGHSDLAIGTRLTRNSRVVRGPKREFISRSYNLMLHSFMGARFSDAQCGFKAIRADVAQQILPHTMDNSWFFDTELLVLAERCGLRVHEVPVDWIDDPNSSVDVVRTALADIRGMARLTRDLVSGRIPIPELRAALARGPLPASSRTAEQSPRSSLFGQLVRFAAIGAASTLAYVLIFLFCRGFMDPQLANFLALLITAIANTGANRRFTFGIQGGNPVRHHFEGLIVFGIGLALTSGALALVHSTTTPDRWGELLTVVGANLAAAAVRFLLFRLWVFRQPGTRPAPPVQPEPEPMPMPMPMIESTSPDSPLTETAAS; the protein is encoded by the coding sequence ATGACGCTCATCGAATCCACCACAGGAACCCTGAAGGACCCCGCGGTGGTGCCGCCGGGCCGCCCGATCCAACACAGAACCCGAATTCAACGCAGCGCTGCCGTTCAATACAGCACTGTTCGGCGTGCCCCCGTGGACGTCCGCTCCACCGTCCCCGTCCTCGATGTCACGATCCCCGTCTTCAACGAGGAACGCGACCTCGAAGAGTGCCTGCGCAGGCTTCACGGCCATCTGCGCGAATCTTTCCCACACGGCTTCCGCATCACCGTGGCCGACAACGCCAGCACGGACAGCACCCTGAAAATCGCCGAACGGCTGGCCAGGGAATTGGCGGAGCTCGCGGTGGTCCATCTTGAGGAGAAGGGACGCGGCAACGCCTTGCGCAAGGTGTGGCTCGCGTCGCCGTCGCCCGTTCTGGCCTACATGGACGTAGATCTGTCCACAGATCTCGCCGCGCTGGCACCCCTCTTGGCGCCACTGATCTCCGGCCATTCGGACCTCGCCATCGGCACAAGGCTGACCCGCAACTCCCGGGTTGTCCGCGGCCCCAAGCGCGAATTCATCTCGCGCAGCTACAACCTGATGCTGCACTCGTTCATGGGCGCCCGCTTCAGTGATGCCCAGTGCGGCTTCAAAGCGATCCGGGCCGACGTTGCCCAGCAGATCCTCCCCCACACCATGGACAACTCCTGGTTCTTCGACACGGAACTTTTGGTACTCGCGGAACGCTGCGGCCTCAGGGTCCACGAAGTGCCCGTGGACTGGATCGACGATCCCAATTCCAGCGTCGACGTGGTGCGCACCGCCCTGGCCGACATCCGCGGCATGGCCCGGCTCACGCGGGACCTCGTCTCCGGACGCATCCCCATCCCGGAACTGCGCGCAGCCCTTGCCCGCGGCCCGCTCCCGGCGTCGTCCCGTACAGCAGAGCAGAGCCCGCGCAGCAGCCTGTTCGGGCAACTGGTGCGGTTCGCCGCGATCGGTGCCGCGTCGACCCTCGCCTACGTGCTCATCTTCTTGTTTTGCCGCGGCTTCATGGACCCGCAGCTGGCCAACTTCCTTGCGCTGCTCATCACGGCCATCGCCAACACCGGCGCCAACCGGCGCTTCACCTTCGGCATCCAGGGCGGCAATCCCGTACGGCATCACTTCGAGGGATTGATCGTCTTCGGCATCGGCCTTGCGCTCACTTCCGGGGCGCTCGCCTTGGTGCACAGTACGACGACGCCGGACCGCTGGGGCGAGCTCCTCACCGTGGTCGGGGCAAACCTCGCCGCCGCTGCGGTCCGCTTCCTCTTGTTCCGGCTGTGGGTCTTCCGGCAGCCCGGAACACGGCCGGCGCCGCCAGTCCAGCCAGAGCCAGAGCCAATGCCAATGCCAATGCCAATGATCGAATCAACCTCACCAGACAGCCCGCTCACAGAAACGGCAGCATCATGA